The nucleotide window AACACTGTCTGTAGTGGCTGCTAGCAAGTCTTAAGACTTTTAAACTAACACACAATTTCACTTTCATTATACACCCACCAGGATTTGGTTATGTTCACACTGGAAATGTGGTTTGATGTGTAATTTCCACAGAGGAGGTGGATGGTTACTGGAGCTGCTGGGGGCCGTGGAGTCGCTGTGGAGTCTCCATGAAGAGATATCGGACAAGGCGGTGTGATAACCCAGCCCCCCTAAGAGGAGGCCAACCCTGCAATGGTCCTGGCAGACAGGTGGATCCGTGTCACATCTCCATCTTTGAAAAGTAGGACGAATTGTTTGCGTAAACCAGCAACTTTTAACCCATGTTAATTTActgaaacataacaaaactaACAGATACAGTAATGAAAAGTCAAATTTTAGACAGTCATCATGTCTTTACAGCAAGAATTTCCCCATGGAGAAAAGTACTTTACCTTAATGATcgaattcaaaatgttttttttttttacttattaaaacataattacTGACATTTGTTTGAGATGGTCactatttttacactgaaatatGTAAACCCTGATGCTCTGCTGATGCCACACATCTTTAAACTCTAATGTGAAAAATTTCcgggttttattttgtctgtgttaCTTTGGATTTACTGAATGCTCTGGTTCATGTTTTCTTGTCAGACAGGAGACCTGTGACAACGATGACGACTTCACTGTGGGCTGGAGGGATGAGCTGCCTCCTGGTGTGCAGGGCTGTCTGAGGCCACAGAGGCCTGCCAACAGCTTCCTAAGGGTAAAGACTAACCTGccatgtaaatgtatatatatatatataaataaataaaatgtactgtatacatacatatacatacagtacaccagCATCCAGTTATGGGGTTCAAAACACAATAGCTGGAGTGTTCCACTTTCTAAAAACACTACTGCAGTGACTTAttataatgaaaatgaactaatgaattaaaaatCTTACAACCACTgattttaaattgcatttaaattaaacattaaaaaagtcagacaaaaataaaataaaatgaaaaaaaactttaaaaagtaaacgataattacatttgtcaaataatttattttctttattctttctttgaATGATAGAAGAATTAGAACTACATATGaacatgaaattgaaaaattaatggcaaaaaaagcttttaaattctatttttgtTACTCATTTACTTATGTTTCTGCCTGTCATATTCCATCTGACAATTAATTTATCTAGCGATGTAATCAAGTTTATCTCGGATTAGTCATGAATCTCCAGAGATGGGGACATTTACCAGACAGGGAGGATCTAGAATACAAGTCATGGTATCCTGTCCgctgcttcattcatttttgacatttttttcttttgtgaatcCCTCAACTTAACAGAAGTGCAATACTGAAATgctggagtgcccctttaaataTAAGAGAACTCTCTTTAACTTAAAGAAGTGTAAGCACCTTACAGTTAAATAAAGTCCAGCACATGGAGCAGCAGCTCATGTAAGAGCTCCTGTTCTAGTGGCACGCTCCAGACTCCGTATGTCATAAGGTACTAAATTATGATTAAGCATATTTTAATTATGATATAGTATAGCAAAAAGAATTACTAAGTATGTCAAAAGTATCACTTTTTGTATCTCAGTTCTGAATTATTACTTCTATTATAATAGAATAATGATTCAGTATTTCATAGTTTGACAATAGTACGCCATTGTCGTGAGATATCTCAGAGGAAAGGATATAATGTGAAGAAGAAGTGAGGAATGAAGGGAAAGAAACCAGGAAGGTTAGGGGAAAGGAAGGAACGGGTTGAAATTAGAAATTaagaaataaggaaataaataaaaagattgaTGACCAGCAAggtttatatattatatagagCCTTCTAACTTTTTATTAATTCGCTCCTCCAACAGAAAGCGAAGCAGTATTATGACTTTGGTGAGGATGAGGAGTTCCAGTGCTACACTGGATTCGAACTGGAGGGTTTTCAGTTCATCAACTGTCTCCCTGATGGAACCTGGAGTCAGCCAAATGGAAAATGCATCAGTAGGTTTGTTTTCTCACTTAACCACTGAACAGTGGTCTAAGTAATTTGACAACCACATCTAGTAACTTTGTCATAGTTGGTCACGGTCACTAGTAACTGTTGAgattaatttgaatatttctgcaCCGGATATCTATAAAACCTGTCCTCCCGTACTTCTAGGAAGGCTCTGCGTTCCTCCTGAGATCCCCGATGGGATTTTGCTGTTCCCCGACAAAGACGAGTACAGAATTGGGGAATCAGTGGGTTTGAACTGCAACGAGACGGGCCTAGTGCCACTGCCACAAAGCTTCTACAAATGCAGCAACAGCCTCGCCTGGGAGCCTCCGTTATCTGCCGACCTACGCTGCACTGACGGTAGAGTAGATTACTAATTTTGAGCTCCATAGGTGATAGGTGATAGGAAATTAGGAAACGCCTGTGAATCCAATACTTTTAATGCAGATGTATGACAGAGGAGctcaaaaacatgaagaaatgtCAGCTGAATACATCAGTCTGATGTTTTGGTTCATACAGACTGTCATCTgagcaaaaactgaaacctaAACATCACAGACGCTGAAGACACTAACTGCCATTTCACTGGGCCTGTACTATCTACTGTAAGGAGCATTTTAATGCTTTAGCTGCTTGAAGTGGAGCTACCTTAATTAGCCTACTCGAGTTACTGCTGACTAGTTTAATAGAtcttttttcacagcaaataCATTGACTTGTCATTGCAGAAATGCACAGGTATTACTAACATAAACACTGGCTCTGTTCTATTAAAATGTCCCGGTaaatttccatccaaatttagcccaaattttaacagaattttctgaaaatcagtgaaagaaaatatgaactactgtgtgtttccatccacttcTGTTATGCGAATATACAGTCAGATGCCATTAAACTGtagcagaagaagagggcgcGATGAGATTACTTAGAGATTACTTGAATTAAAAGATTACCAGTCaaactttaaataaacataaacagactgaaaaacatgaCGGAGATATgacatttctgtctgtattCATTTGAGGACGTTTACAGTCTCTTCGTCGCTCCACACAGATcatatttttttgccattttttgtcctttctgtGAAGTAAAAGCTTCAGTGGACATTGAAGTGACACGCTAGATGTAAGTCATAATTTATTAGTTAAGTCTGCCTCTATTGCAGTTTGTcgcattttgtttttaccagtacgccaacttttccacctcagccaagtggGAAACCTTTTTATGTGAtactttgacttttcttttgAATTGCCAGCAGTTCTGTTAAAGCTTCgcacgttaaaaaaaaacaggtggatggaaaggCACTTATTATGAGCCAGCATGCACCAGGACTGAAGctgctaaatggaattcagccatcattcatttttttgcttttcctaacatgtcaaaatgtatatataaactgattatatattttgtatgaaCAATGCTCAGTATGaagtcatttttcttgtttcttatttcttttcttatgtCCTCCTGTATGTAGAGGAACCATTTGTTCCTGAGGGTCAGTGTGGTCCAGGAGAGAAACTGCAGGACTCTCGATGTGTCTGTATCCAACGGGAGAGCTGCctgtaagttgtttttttgaattctTTATcctattttactgtatttttttcatgcttttatttttcatctttgcaGCTGattgacctgtgtgtgtgtgtgtgtgtgtgtgtgtgtgtgtgtgtgtgtgtgcgcgcgcagtTCAAAACCAGCAAATCTCTGTATCCTGAACGTAGACATCGGCATCATCGTGTCGATGTCCCTCTGCTCCTTCCATGCCGGTCGTTGCCACGGTGATCCGCTCTTCTTCGTCAGCGAGGGCGAGTGCGACACGGCCAATTCTGGGGAACTGGAGTGGGCCAAGTTCAGGGCTAAAATGGCCTCTAAGAGCTCCGTTCAGGAGCCCTGTGATCTGGACACCTGTTACGAATGGGAGACTTGCTCTGGTCAGTTTGACATGAAACCACAGCTagcagccaattagcttagcttagtataaaAACTGGAAGAGAACAAGCTGGCCTGGTTTTGTCCAATGTCCAATATtcaacagacagatatgagagtggtattgaacATCTGATTTAACTCTTGGCAACAAAGCCAaaaagtatttcccaaaatgtcaagctattccTTCAAATTTCTGTTACAAGCATCCATTGAAATGCTAAACCTGGCTGCAGAAGTACGGCAGGTCAAAGCTGACCCATGTAGCTGCGCAAACTGTAATAGACGGTTACAACATACAGTTTGGACATTTTCACATCAACATAAAAGGCTCAAGTGTGGTTAAACATTGTCTATGTGGCCCCCTTTGCTGCTTGAACTAAGGTTTGAAATCTAGCAGTCAACACATTCATGTCGTACTACAATTATCCTCCTGAGCAAAATGCTAGATCATCATCACAATAATGgggaaatataaaatacaaaccagatttaaaagaaatctaaattttccctttaaattttGAGTGCACCACATTGACTTGTAGGAGTGGCTTGCTGCACTAATGTTGAAGTCATCATCAGTTTATGCTTTGGTGATTGCATTTTGAATCACTCAAAACTTGTCAAAATAAATTCTTGATTCATCAGATATAATTATCAAAACTTCCGTAGGCATAATGAACACAAATTAGGTTTGAATATTTGAAGACTTTGCATATTAATCAAATTCATTTCCTAACGTTAACTCACATCTCCCCTCAGCCTCTAAGAAGTGTGAGTGCAGAGCTGCTCGGGACTGCTCCGGAGTCAAAGAGCACCAGTTCTGTGTGAAGCTGACCCGGACCCAGAGGACTCGCAGTCTGGACCTTTGTTCTATGGCTGCTCTCAAGTGTGCCAGCTATCAGTTTGAGATTCTCAATGAAGGCATGTGTGAGTCTAAATGATTCTACTAAAGTTTTTCTGTGCCACTACACTCAACCTCTGAATTCTTCTGACAGTGGtgtgtttaaaataatgtttcaccACTGTGGAATAACTGGGACAATAACTACACAGTTACTAATACATATGATTTACAGTAAAGGTAAACTATACAAAActactgtgtttctttttccatcGCACTGTGCGCTGGAAACCACAATTTTAGAGTCACCATAGACATCATTACATCTTGGACCATGttactctttaaaaatgtaagttaTAATTATAGAAGCAAACTATGCTGACAAGCAGATATACCAACGCCCATGCGCCAGAAACAACTCACAACCAAAAGCACACCTCATGATGGGCGATGGGAGAGCCAGCTCACAAAACCGGGCTCAAGCAGGCGGTTTCGGATGTGCTCATTGGGTGGGCTGAGGTGCACCTGATGCACTTTCAGagtctgtttttctgaaagGCCCTAGAAGACaacatcatcattttatatattaaatttttatttggtATGACTGGAGGATTACCGGACCTGATACCACATGTATCATGCTACCACCTAATGTTAGATTTGCACCAAGTCTAGTATGGTAAATCAGGGGTATGCTGTAATTCGAATGTGCATACAAAATGGCGTCCTTTGGGGAGGTGACCTGGTGGGAAGATATTATCAAATAGTAAACCTTCGTTGAATTTTCACCAAAGTCGGGACGACTGTACTGGAGGACAGACTGGAGAGGCAATTTGGTGACATTTGAACAACACTGTAACATCAAAACAAGGACAGGTGTTACAGCGCAGGTATGATGGATTTCCAATTCATTTGGAAAGACAAATCTGGAGCACATGGTGTACCATATTTCACAATGTCCCCTGAAGACAAAGCACATATACAAgagtgaaagcacaaacattaagggAAATGCGCTTCAAAAccagaaatgcaacaaatatgGATACACTTACACATAAGGAAAACGCATGCAACAAGACCGGCTACAGCCGAAGTGCTCCAGGACGCTAGGGTGAGCGATAGGCttgattttaaactgttggGAAGATTGTTTTTGCCCAGAACAGCTCAGATCTCCAACACATTTCACGAGCCTCACGTAgtgatacagtatatcaagCTGGAACTTCACCTAACTTGTCTGCTGACCTGATCTGAGCCACTTTTTTAAggacacagagaagaaaaaaaaaagctgtagtCAGTCAAGTCAAGTCTTAATACAGGAGCAGTGTGGAATATTCACACTGCCAAATGTTCTTCACATGcaataaagcattttttaaagaataacattgtctgtttttttcatttcttacagAATGTACCTCTTACTGCACCTCTTGCTCACAAATTAAGCATGTATTTCCTATTCTGATCTCACCTCTGAAAATTCTTCAAACCATGAAATGACATTAATGTGACCAAGCAATATCCAGATAAAAATATCCAGACTAAACTGGAGCCAGAGTCTGATATGCCAAAAATAAGGATTTTACTATATGAATTTCCCATTTGATTAGACAGTGTCAAAAAGTGCCCAATAACAACACTTGAATGGAGACCAAAGAGAATTCAGGAAACAAATACAATAATCACTAGGGGGCTACAGAGTACACAGTACAAAGATAAACCTTGTAAATGCttaaatgcatgaaaaaagaaatgtcaagtTTTTACTTCACAAAATCATTATAAGATATAAggaattttgaaataaacataatttgaaCTCATTACGGGTGATTTGTAAAATTGCCTGCTGCGTAAATCTGATGGGTGaccaaatggaaaaataacccctttcaaatatttgatattttaacagaaaccatgacaacaaaaatgtattctgaAAAGTGTTTTATCAACTTCCTTTAACCAATGCTAAGGcatttattttagaatttgtCAGTCAAGCCTTGAGAACAGAACATTATGTTTACTTTGCACGCAATTGTCGTCAATTATCCCTCCTCCATGACAAATATCAAAGGAAACCACAGGATGGCAGAGGAACTTATTTACATCATTCAGGTGTTAGAAAAGAGATTTGCTTCTATTTACAATTTAGTcattgagagaaaaataagtTCCTGCTTTATGTACAGTGTGATACTTCTCAGTGAATAAGACAACAACCCGTCTTTATTCTGGACACGCCTCAATACTGATCACCTTCACCTGCTCCCCAGCACACCTTCTGGCCCCCACCTCGCATTCGGTCATTGTCGTGGGTACGCTGCCAACACCATGGTTAACGCACAGGGGGGTGGAGTCTTTAGGGCATTCTGATGCGTTCAAGCATACACATTTTCTCGCTGACTctagaattgaaaaaaataatgataacacATACTGATgcagtcacatacacacactcatactaaagaattaaaaaacgtttctgttttttaaacctTAGGTCTGATCTTGATGAGAAATGATggtcaaaactacaaaaataaaaacaagctgTAATAAACCAGACTCACCCTGACAGACTGTCCCTGGCTTGCAGTCCTCGCAGGATGTGAACGTCTCCTCTGGCCAGTGACAGTCGCTGTCACTGGCCAAAGTGAAGCTCCGTCCCACACACTGCAGAGCTCCGAGCTTACACACACCTAATAAACGGCTTTGGCTTGAGCCAAATCTGGCACACAACTGCAGAGAAGTCCTAAATGAAGACagtatataaagaaaaatgcagtATCTCAATTGTTACTGTGCTTTTACAACTTAGCCTGGGCAGTTCCCTGacaaaaagtagtaaaaaattCTCAGATCTCATACTCACGGGCACTGAAATggcattttacacacacacacagtttttccaACATTCTCCCAGGGTTTACACTTCAGGCCAGATGGAGAAGAGGGAGTTGTCGGcgctgaaaagaaaatatagaaagCAGGATTGGTGTGTGTTTACCCCTCAGAAACACAACCTTAAAttggctataatcaatatttttataatagcaATCCATTACTTGGcaacttgtatgtgaaaggttTTGCTTGTAGTGATTAACCGACAAAGAACtgtcacccaactctgcagttcccctcagctctgctgAGCTTTATagctcaatgttttggttttcctgccCACGGCTTTGCTGTTTTGGGTCAGTCTCATAGCGTCATTTTTGGctacagcaggcagctgttttcagtgaaaaagttctaaaaaaaaggttctgtACACTACCTGACAGAGACCAGCTAATAGTAGggcatagtggagcatttagcagataAAGAGCCATATATTTCCcacaggagttggtggaggccaaaaacaaagctaaaagggGAGTGAACgttggacttagattcatcaggtggcctGAAACACAACACCAAATAAATACTAATGTTTCTCAGTACCTGATGAAGGTGCaaaaggcaactgtttgctaatacgccatatcaacttaaaatgtgaCAGTAGATCAGCgttgttttcaaaaattgtttcactatagcaaagtggcaaaaaaaatagTTACTAGATTTAATTAGGATAATTTGGATATTtattctgagaaaaatatctggctctttagtgACTACATGTTCCACCTTGTTCACCAGATAGTCTCTGACTTTGTCTAAAAGTTAGCGACAACATCTGATTCTGAGCATAAATTTACCCGCTTTACAATGAGCGCCTGCTGGAGAAGGAGTCCACTGCAGACTGGGACTGCATATGATCTCTGACACCTCACCATCCAGCACTGACCCCGCAGGACAGGAAAAGAACACTCTGTCTCCAATCTGATAGGCTGCTCTGGTGGGCGTGGCTATAACTTCACCACTGAGTGGGGGGATCCCACATGTGGAACCTGGGACGGGAAGAGAGGAATTCTGAATaagtggaaaaaattaaaaaatattgtgattcCTTGACAGTTATATATTGTGGGTGCACAAGAGTGAATAGTAGGGGTCGCCTGCATCTGGATCcatatttgcatgaaaaaatacacagtgacaGACATGTTGATTGTCTCATCTTATTATCTGCTTCTTGGATGGGCCGACTAAATCTCACTGAAATCTGTTACAGTTACTTTCTGAGATATCCTGCCAATAAACAAagaataagacaaaaaaaacttcttaGTAAGATGAAGACATACTTTTACAAACCATCGTTCCTGTCATCCACGTTTGGTTTTCACTGCATTGAGCCACAGCGTTCCCACTGAGGTAATATCCGTATATGCAGGAGTACTCCACTGTGTTTCCAACCACGTAAAAATCTCTGGGattctgagaaagaaaaaacaacagtagctcaacttaaaaaaacatgtacttAATCACCTGTGCTTCAGTTTGCCAGCCGCTAAAAAACTACATAGAAACGAATTGcagaaaagattattttcaaatgagCCACAAGTTTAATACAGTTTTGCAGCCTTTTCTGTCACTCAAACCAAAACGCTAAGTGGTATACAAAGCTGACAATGATGGAAATATCAGTTTTTCAGACTCACCTGAATAACTCCATTCCTGAGGTTTGGAGGCGGACCACATGTCTTTGGTGGAGTCACAGAGAGACTGAAGCACTGAGGCTCCATCATcctgcacacaaacagtttacagtgagaaaaacttaaaatactACAGACACCTGCTGCTTCTTAAGCATCTCTGATATTTCTGAAACTAAAGTGTTCGGATTAGATTAGATTGTACTGTATTGTGAGGAAATGACCATCTGATTTAAACTCACATATCTATAACTACGATCAAACCATTAAGGTAAgaacaatataaacaaatattaaaaacatgaaagtaTGTGTACTTGTTATAATCATGCCTTAGGGGCAAAAATCTCCCATTCTGTGATAAAGCTGGTTTGCACAAGATAAACCATTATATTTCAGGGTTATAACTTTGGGACAAGCTTAGGGTTAGGTAAAGTGGCTGTCCTACTACTACATGACAAATAAGTTTActacgtgtgtttgtgtccttaCTGTAAATACTGGATCTCTGAGTCCTCACAAGGCTTCCGCTCCACATGCAGTCCAGTGCAGTGGTGGCCACCTCCGCTAGGAGCGGGATTGTTGCAGCTGCGAgtccttgacctttgacctccggAACAAGATCCCCAGGAGgaccagcagctccagctgcCATGGATCACCCCTGAGAGAAAAGCCAAAGATTctctttcttgttctttcttgTTTGTGAAGGAGTTTGTCATGCCGACTGGCTGCCACGGTAACATAAAACTTCAACTTAAcctctttaactttttttagtAAGTTTTGTAACATATAAATGAGGGTTACACCAACTTCACTTAACTTTAAACCTGGATTAAATGTTGGTTTATCTTGTAATTCTGCTACAGTCAATTTTGAACCATACAGGATTATTTTTAACcctttctttaaattttaacatcAATTTAAAATCCTATCACTTGATTAACTTTAAACTGTCGGCTGAGGCAGTTTAGATTAGATAGATCTTATAAGAATAAACTGTTGTTTACCTGGTTGCTCTCCAATCACAGCTCCATTCTGGCAGGCTTGTCCTGAGGTTCCCTGCCTGCAGATGCAGCGACACTTGGAGCCCGTCAGCAGTGGCTGGCCGTTGTTCTGGCAGGGCCGGCAGTGGCAGGGATGCTCCTCTGCCAGGTACTCCTCTGTGGCTCTCTTCAGGTGGAGCTTTTTCAAACCTGCACACTGAACCTCCTTCACCAGCTCATACAGAGGACGCAGCTGGAaaacaatttacagtttatGAATGGgtttgtacagaaaacaaagaaatacacagaACACAAGACGAggtatttaaaaacacatccaaaATATCAGACAAACAAAGTAATAATTAAGGGGTGATCATTCATACATTGATATAttacttaaaaatgtattttattgctattatcataataattgataatgaacataaatataatatgctgataaacaaacatttattatgGAAGACAGTGGAGAAAGAAATGTATAGTGAGCAGATACACATCTTTTTGGTCCTATCTTTAGAGATACTCTATTAAATTGGTGTCAGAAGAGGTGCCAacagaaaaccaagaaaaatcttttctgaattttgaatatttccatctttttacCTCATAACAATTTTGGCCTAGATAATCATGACATAAAATTGTCATATTGGCATCTACCTACCATCAAAACATTATGATAAGCTCTCGACCAtttgctaaacattagcatgttcaGCTAACCAGATTGGTACCTACAGCAGTAAACTACTTTTCAAAGGCTAACATTTTCAATAGTTAACCACATGGTTACAGGTTACACATTCAGGACTGACACATCTACAGTGAGGAAACTAATGatagcagctctgtcctgctaCATATTGGATTTGGGGAAGTTTGCACTCCAGGGACCTGAGCCAAACTCATCTCCAGACATAGCATTACGTTTGCCAGACTCACTGGTAGGTCAAGAGGCTtttgtaaaagtgaaacatattgtttgaaaacacaaacagtcaagTATGAATCAAGCCTTTGCTTTACTATGGTAAACGACTGAACAGGGTTATGTTAGAATGAAACAGCAGTGTGAtctcacatttttcctcatcatACTATACTATAATAATATGGTTAAATATCTCCATCctgcaatacaagaacaataCTCCTCCTTTACTTCCATTTTTCCTACATCAATCATCAATTGATGAGGACATTGACCTTTTGCATGGTACATATAGCTTTAGCCTTGGTCCTTTATCGTGATGCATGTGCCACTAAGTACATATTTAAGAGCCTTTAGCAGGGTTGTTGTTGAAACAAGTCAGCGAGAGACAGAGTTTTAAGCCAGTTCACAGGGTTAATGTAAATTAGCTAGCTGGAGTTAATTCAGCCTGCAAAATTTATGGATGCCTGTTTTGAGAAGCTCCACTTGTGTACTTCTGTCACTAATCAAGGACCCATAGACTCACTTGAATTGGCTtgtttaatttaagaaaaaaaaaaaatcaaaaaaggcTTTTGAATCAATCAGTCCATCAATAACATACAACCAGCTGTGCTGACTGTCATACCTTCTGGTCTATGACTTCAGGGTAGTCTTTGACAGATGAGGCCCAGTTATCATAGACTTCTCCATTAGCTTCTGGGTTTTCCAGATCCAGGAATGTCAGTGCACCTATCATGGCCGGATCTCCACCAAAAATGTTGACCTTAATGGGTATCTTGTTTACACTGTGTTCTGTAGACAAATGACAATGGAGACTGTTTATTACTCAGTCTAGTGTGCGTGATTGTCAAGTTTAATTGTATCTATTTAAATCCAGACTTGACAAAGTTAAATTGAACCCAGAATATAACTAATTTCTTTAATCCTCCATGTTACACTGTGTGGTTTGAGAGTCTAAATATGAAGGCTTTCACTCACCATGGCTGAATGAAAAAGATTTCGTCAGTTTTTCACAAATGGTTTTCACCTTTTTCCTCCAGAAACGGCGTTTCACCTTTTTCCAACACCTCTCGTACTCTATATCTGTTGTAtcttcacacaaacaacacGGGAAGGACAGATTTACAACAGTTCAAAATGCTCAAATTATCAGATGGCAGGCACAAAATTTTGGCACACAGAGAATACAGGAGTAATCACAATTCTAAAGCTTTTATTGGTAGTAATATCAATAGTatgtctgttattttatttattctaaatttactggcaacattttttgagaaaatatgaTTTAGAAAAGATTTTTATGATAAAACTCTCTTGGTGGTTTAATTTCAACTTGTTGAAAGCAACCAATTGTAGACTTTTGATTACTTCCAAAAATGAACAGTTCATACGTGGAACTGAACAACATAGccaatgcaaaaaacaaattcacaatttTCCCTAAAAATATAGCACATCACATTCACCCCCTTCACATTTCACATGCTGAATCAAGATTACTGGCTATGTAAAGGTACTTATATTGATAGCAACATTATTTGCACCAAAAGTTCTTACTGGTTGAAGCGAGCGCCTGGCGGTCTAACTCCAACAGGGCTTGGTATTCGCCTCCAAGTGAGCCCTCGGAGAGGTAATGTGTGCCATACATCTGAAGCAGCTGGCGGTAGGCAGA belongs to Xiphias gladius isolate SHS-SW01 ecotype Sanya breed wild chromosome 20, ASM1685928v1, whole genome shotgun sequence and includes:
- the LOC120806157 gene encoding LOW QUALITY PROTEIN: complement component C7-like (The sequence of the model RefSeq protein was modified relative to this genomic sequence to represent the inferred CDS: inserted 1 base in 1 codon), with translation MTLNTTVLEQKRRXEHIMKLDLAAALSSLAMLLVFLSPVCCQQPVNCRWGPYGEWSECDGCTSTKVRTRHVEVYAQFRGVPCSGEATQTQPCVPQKGCPLETGCGDRFRCTSGQCISRSLVCNGDQDCDDGLDERSCQQDDSHYSCDLDKTPPNSDFTGRGYDVLTGKLRAGVIDTLSFGGQCRKVFSGDHKVYYRLPQNILRYNFEVNVDNEESDESYESSWSYVQHIQANALVGHDRRTFHKELTDDKAYRLIILKNKVELAQFQNSAPQYLTLAEGFWKALSSLPFTYDYSAYRQLLQMYGTHYLSEGSLGGEYQALLELDRQALASTNTTDIEYERCWKKVKRRFWRKKVKTICEKLTKSFSFSHEHSVNKIPIKVNIFGGDPAMIGALTFLDLENPEANGEVYDNWASSVKDYPEVIDQKLRPLYELVKEVQCAGLKKLHLKRATEEYLAEEHPCHCRPCQNNGQPLLTGSKCRCICRQGTSGQACQNGAVIGEQPGVIHGSWSCWSSWGSCSGGQRSRTRSCNNPAPSGGGHHCTGLHVERKPCEDSEIQYLQMMEPQCFSLSVTPPKTCGPPPNLRNGVIQNPRDFYVVGNTVEYSCIYGYYLSGNAVAQCSENQTWMTGTMVCKSSTCGIPPLSGEVIATPTRAAYQIGDRVFFSCPAGSVLDGEVSEIICSPSLQWTPSPAGAHCKAAPTTPSSPSGLKCKPWENVGKTVCVCKMPFQCPTSLQLCARFGSSQSRLLGVCKLGALQCVGRSFTLASDSDCHWPEETFTSCEDCKPGTVCQESARKCVCLNASECPKDSTPLCVNHGVGSVPTTMTECEVGARRCAGEQVKVISIEACPE